Proteins co-encoded in one Brevinematia bacterium genomic window:
- the cas5b gene encoding type I-B CRISPR-associated protein Cas5b — protein sequence MKEELQKVVVFDIYGRLAHFRRFSTTSSPLSFCFPPPTTVRGMIGAIVGISKEEYIEECNQLDIAVRINGSIEKTIMMGLNYLDTKEGCYIDPTVVCKRGHTQIRIEFIKDPSYRIYVKAGSEKGVWLLNALHNFVKNGQSRFTVSLGLAQLTANIRYVGKGKMLRVGRVGSVDSVCPSRLIKTPRNKGDKKIVFERVPSVMKSERVPYKYELTLAEITGSTIEGLIDNITTVEYYSEVENKTNIDNVFFFTAQENNVEVGV from the coding sequence ATGAAGGAGGAGCTTCAGAAGGTTGTAGTGTTTGATATTTACGGCAGGCTTGCGCATTTTAGGAGGTTTTCAACAACCTCCTCACCTCTTTCATTTTGCTTCCCTCCCCCAACAACCGTAAGAGGAATGATAGGAGCGATAGTCGGAATAAGTAAGGAAGAATACATTGAGGAATGCAACCAGTTGGATATCGCCGTAAGGATAAACGGGTCTATAGAAAAAACTATCATGATGGGACTCAATTACCTTGACACGAAAGAAGGTTGCTACATAGACCCTACTGTGGTTTGTAAAAGAGGACACACACAAATTAGAATTGAGTTTATCAAAGACCCTAGTTATAGGATATATGTGAAGGCAGGAAGTGAGAAAGGAGTTTGGCTTCTGAACGCACTGCATAACTTTGTCAAAAATGGGCAATCCCGTTTTACAGTATCCCTTGGGCTTGCGCAACTTACAGCAAACATAAGGTATGTGGGGAAAGGGAAGATGTTGAGGGTAGGTAGGGTTGGTAGTGTTGATAGCGTGTGTCCATCAAGACTTATCAAGACACCTAGGAACAAAGGAGATAAGAAAATAGTTTTTGAGAGAGTCCCTTCAGTGATGAAAAGTGAGAGAGTGCCATATAAGTATGAGCTTACACTTGCCGAGATAACAGGAAGCACCATTGAAGGCTTGATTGACAACATCACCACGGTTGAGTATTACAGTGAAGTTGAGAATAAGACAAACATTGACAACGTTTTTTTCTTCACAGCTCAAGAAAATAATGTTGAGGTGGGGGTATGA